The following proteins are encoded in a genomic region of Opitutus sp.:
- a CDS encoding acyltransferase, with protein sequence MFGTFRLALALLVVDFHLTGRHVIGWYSVYAFYTLSGFLMTLVITKKYTLSPAGLADFATNRFLRIYPPYLAMVGCAVVMLQFPILSQRADALTKGDLGMPVGVMDWFENIFIWGWHMRTPKLVPQAWTIFRELFFCVLIFFPFARYRWLTLGWFASGVVYALSHVVRGVGLMEVYTTFQNAAICYGAGCCLFHFQKQLRGFTRLRIPLVCVLLVAPFVFEAIRPALFKDHSVVPLYINTIFSSYLILALAGLRSSPRWVEWDRRLGNLSYPIYLCHYHVAVVVAACLGWSGASDDRLLWASFLPILAVSWMMNRYIEQTIGYGYDQRRPLWSSRWPQTKSNSATEQAAASQPTSASP encoded by the coding sequence ATGTTCGGCACATTCAGACTCGCGCTCGCGTTATTGGTCGTCGATTTCCACCTCACCGGACGCCATGTGATCGGCTGGTATTCGGTTTATGCTTTTTACACGTTGAGCGGTTTCTTGATGACGCTGGTCATCACCAAGAAATACACGCTGTCACCGGCCGGCCTAGCCGACTTTGCGACCAACCGCTTTTTACGCATCTACCCGCCCTACCTTGCCATGGTGGGTTGCGCGGTGGTCATGCTGCAGTTCCCCATCCTCAGCCAACGTGCCGATGCGCTTACCAAGGGTGATTTAGGCATGCCCGTCGGCGTCATGGACTGGTTTGAAAACATCTTCATTTGGGGTTGGCACATGCGGACGCCCAAACTGGTGCCCCAAGCGTGGACCATCTTCCGTGAACTGTTCTTCTGCGTGCTGATATTTTTCCCGTTCGCCCGTTACCGTTGGCTCACCCTGGGGTGGTTCGCTTCCGGAGTCGTGTATGCGCTCTCTCATGTCGTGCGCGGCGTGGGGTTGATGGAGGTCTACACCACGTTCCAGAATGCGGCGATCTGCTACGGTGCTGGCTGCTGCCTGTTCCATTTCCAAAAACAACTGCGTGGTTTCACCCGCCTGCGCATCCCATTGGTGTGCGTGCTGTTGGTTGCTCCCTTCGTATTCGAAGCCATCCGCCCCGCGCTTTTTAAAGACCACTCAGTGGTACCGCTCTACATCAATACGATTTTCTCCAGCTACCTGATTCTCGCCCTCGCCGGCCTGCGCAGCTCGCCTCGCTGGGTCGAGTGGGACCGCCGACTCGGCAACCTGTCCTACCCAATCTACCTGTGCCACTACCATGTTGCCGTGGTGGTTGCGGCCTGCCTGGGCTGGTCAGGGGCAAGCGACGACAGGCTCTTGTGGGCATCGTTTCTCCCCATCTTGGCCGTTTCGTGGATGATGAACCGGTATATCGAACAAACCATCGGCTACGGCTATGATCAGCGCCGCCCGCTGTGGTCGAGCCGCTGGCCGCAGACCAAATCCAACAGCGCGACCGAACAGGCGGCCGCCAGCCAACCGACCTCGGCATCGCCTTAA
- a CDS encoding ABC transporter ATP-binding protein/permease: MSTPTLITRLKTFWGLARPFWITSDERKHAWLLMGIVLLSSIAQNWIGIRLSYWNRSFFDTVQRGDYGYFVHLGGVMIGLIFLSITFWLVEDYVFSSLKIRWRRWMTSRLLDQWLGDRAHYLGQLDSIHGDNPDQRISEDIRNFVFTSLDLLMQAISAVIGFIAFVVILWNLSEGPPTPLGIPPPVNLPETLAWLTPAYVILWRAYETTMAFITSIPGHLVWFCFLYSWLGSWLVNRVGRPIIGLAYEQEKLEADFRFGLVRLRENSESTALIEGEPAERRTLGASFSLIVGNFNARLIKQVHLNAFKSVYFRLSDSVPLVLSAPRFFAGTISLGQLTQLTGAFGRVQGCLNFFINSYETIAGWWAVTERLDGFMRGIEHSHELRATQSRIYSTGKVGHELVVKNLALFRPDGEPLLAPVNFTLTPGDSVLITGPSGCGKSTLLRALAGLWPYEQGFVHLPAPFRCMVMPQRPYLPIGKLRNVVTYPEPPEKFTDEAVRTALALAQVPSLAGRLDESAHWSQLLSGGEQQRVALARIFLLKPDWLFLDESTSAMDEAAEHAFYLSLRATLPEVTYLTIAHRSTLRALHARHFIVVTQQDNSHHLTESTTGMANW, from the coding sequence GTGTCTACCCCAACCCTAATCACCCGACTCAAAACCTTCTGGGGGTTAGCGCGTCCTTTCTGGATAACCTCGGACGAGCGAAAGCATGCCTGGCTGCTCATGGGCATCGTTTTGTTGTCCTCCATCGCCCAAAACTGGATCGGCATCCGTCTCTCGTATTGGAATCGCTCCTTTTTCGACACGGTGCAACGCGGCGACTATGGCTACTTTGTCCACCTCGGCGGCGTGATGATAGGCCTCATATTCCTATCCATAACATTCTGGCTTGTAGAGGACTACGTTTTCTCGTCGCTCAAAATCCGCTGGCGACGCTGGATGACATCGCGGCTGCTCGATCAATGGCTGGGAGACCGCGCCCACTACCTCGGCCAACTCGACTCAATCCACGGCGATAACCCCGACCAACGCATCAGCGAGGACATCCGCAACTTCGTTTTTACCTCCCTCGATCTGCTCATGCAGGCGATCTCAGCGGTGATCGGCTTCATAGCCTTTGTGGTCATCCTATGGAACCTCTCCGAGGGTCCTCCCACCCCGCTAGGCATTCCCCCTCCGGTGAATTTACCCGAGACACTCGCCTGGCTCACCCCGGCGTATGTCATTTTATGGCGGGCGTATGAAACCACCATGGCGTTCATCACCTCCATTCCGGGTCACCTGGTCTGGTTTTGCTTCCTGTATTCCTGGCTGGGCAGCTGGCTGGTAAATCGCGTGGGGCGGCCGATCATCGGCCTCGCCTACGAACAGGAAAAGCTGGAGGCCGATTTCCGCTTCGGCCTGGTCCGTCTGCGCGAAAACAGCGAGAGCACCGCACTCATTGAGGGCGAGCCGGCCGAACGCCGTACCCTCGGCGCAAGTTTTTCGCTGATCGTGGGCAACTTCAACGCCCGGCTCATCAAACAGGTTCACCTCAACGCCTTTAAGTCGGTTTACTTCCGCCTGTCCGACTCCGTCCCCCTAGTGCTGTCCGCCCCTCGGTTTTTCGCCGGCACGATCTCTCTGGGCCAACTCACGCAGTTAACCGGTGCGTTTGGACGCGTGCAGGGCTGCCTGAATTTTTTCATCAACAGCTACGAAACCATCGCCGGATGGTGGGCGGTCACCGAGCGACTCGACGGCTTTATGCGCGGCATCGAGCACTCCCATGAGCTGCGTGCCACCCAAAGCCGCATCTATTCCACCGGCAAGGTCGGCCATGAGTTGGTGGTAAAAAATCTAGCGCTGTTTCGGCCGGATGGAGAACCCCTGCTCGCCCCGGTGAACTTCACCCTCACCCCAGGCGATTCAGTCCTGATCACCGGCCCCTCGGGTTGCGGCAAAAGCACGCTCTTGCGCGCCCTCGCCGGCCTCTGGCCCTACGAGCAGGGCTTCGTCCACCTCCCGGCGCCGTTCCGCTGCATGGTTATGCCCCAGCGACCTTATCTGCCCATCGGTAAACTGCGCAACGTGGTCACCTACCCCGAGCCACCTGAAAAATTTACCGACGAAGCCGTGCGCACCGCGCTGGCGTTGGCGCAAGTGCCCTCGCTGGCGGGGCGCCTCGACGAAAGTGCCCATTGGTCCCAGTTGCTCTCGGGCGGTGAGCAGCAACGCGTAGCGCTGGCGCGGATCTTCCTGCTCAAGCCCGACTGGCTCTTTCTTGATGAGTCTACCTCCGCCATGGATGAAGCCGCCGAACACGCCTTTTATCTGAGCCTGCGCGCGACCCTGCCCGAGGTGACCTACTTGACGATCGCCCACCGTAGCACCCTGCGCGCGCTGCATGCCCGCCACTTCATCGTCGTCACCCAACAGGACAACAGCCACCACCTGACTGAATCGACGACCGGCATGGCCAATTGGTGA
- a CDS encoding ATP-dependent RNA helicase, with protein MPVSPRDLPIYELESALLASLRAQGRIIVQAPTGSGKSTQLPQMLHAHGFLEKGEVVVLQPRRLAARMLAKRVAEEMRCELGAEVGYQIRLESRVSARTKIRFVTEGILLRQMSFDATLKGISALIFDEFHERHLYGDISLARALQIQQTTRPDLKIVVMSATLDAVVLKSYLAPCDVLTSQGRSFPVVIEYQPKAVNFDQEPVWEAAARECVRIANRTEGDFLVFMPGSYEINRTLQALQVQRDLRDFVIFPLHGELPPEQQDRAVSRYEQRKIIVSTNVAETSLTIDGVTVVIDCGLARVARFDPNRGINTLLIEKVSQASADQRAGRAGRTAPGVCVRLWTEREHAQRALQELPEVRRLDLSEVVLTLKASGIDDIAAFPWLEKPEPKALERAEMLLADLGALGRGGVGGRNHGRDARFTDQAHGRDAHATSSLSITETGRRMLRFPVHPRYARMLLEADARGCVRTVALMASLTQGRSFLMRGATRDVDEARDDLLGEETESDFFLLMRAWRYAEHASYSVDACRRLGIHAQGARQVGPLFKQFLEIAAKEGLDVSEPALDSTAVRKCVLAGFSDQLAKRLDAGTLRCDLVHNRRGMLARESAVQKAALLVAAEISEVEGRGGEVSVLLSLGTAIEEAWLKELFPADYRDAVGVVYDESARRVIARRERRFRDLVLESKLTADEPPPSDAAALLAREVLAGNIILTEWNEAVDQWIVRVNRLAEWFPELEVTPITEADRATLVEQVCYGSYGARELKDKPVMPALRDWLRPEQLAVLDDYLPEKLTMGNGRKARLTYHKEGPPVLSARIQELFGVDGRFTIAHGRVAVKFEVLAPNHRAIQVTDDLTSFWRDMYPKVKAELSRRYPRHEWR; from the coding sequence ATGCCTGTTTCTCCGCGCGACCTTCCCATCTACGAACTCGAATCCGCCCTCCTGGCGAGTCTGCGCGCGCAGGGCCGGATCATCGTGCAGGCCCCCACCGGCTCGGGTAAATCCACCCAGCTGCCACAGATGCTCCACGCCCACGGGTTTCTGGAAAAGGGCGAGGTCGTCGTCCTCCAGCCGCGACGGCTCGCCGCACGCATGTTGGCCAAACGCGTGGCCGAGGAGATGCGCTGCGAGCTCGGCGCAGAGGTCGGTTACCAAATCCGCCTGGAATCGCGGGTGTCGGCGCGCACCAAGATCCGCTTTGTCACCGAGGGAATTCTCCTGCGGCAGATGTCCTTCGACGCCACGCTCAAGGGCATCTCGGCGCTCATTTTTGACGAATTTCACGAGCGGCACCTGTACGGTGACATCTCGCTGGCGCGCGCTTTGCAGATCCAGCAAACCACCCGCCCCGACCTGAAAATCGTGGTCATGTCGGCGACGCTCGACGCCGTGGTGTTAAAATCGTACCTCGCCCCGTGCGACGTACTCACTTCGCAAGGACGCAGTTTCCCGGTGGTCATCGAATACCAGCCGAAGGCGGTTAACTTCGATCAAGAACCAGTGTGGGAGGCGGCCGCCCGCGAGTGCGTCCGCATCGCCAACCGAACCGAGGGCGACTTTTTGGTGTTCATGCCCGGCTCCTACGAGATCAACCGGACCTTGCAGGCGTTGCAGGTGCAGCGCGATCTGCGCGACTTCGTGATTTTCCCGCTGCACGGCGAATTGCCGCCCGAGCAGCAGGACCGCGCCGTGTCGCGCTACGAGCAGCGCAAGATCATCGTCTCGACCAACGTCGCGGAAACCTCGCTGACGATCGACGGCGTCACCGTGGTGATCGACTGCGGCCTGGCCCGCGTCGCGCGCTTCGATCCCAACCGCGGGATCAACACCCTGCTCATCGAAAAAGTCTCCCAGGCCAGCGCCGACCAACGCGCCGGTCGTGCCGGTCGCACCGCGCCGGGTGTGTGCGTGCGCCTGTGGACCGAGCGCGAGCATGCGCAGCGGGCGTTGCAGGAGTTGCCCGAGGTGCGCCGCCTCGATCTGTCCGAAGTGGTGCTGACGCTCAAAGCCAGCGGCATCGACGACATCGCGGCGTTTCCCTGGCTGGAAAAGCCGGAGCCGAAGGCGCTCGAGCGCGCCGAGATGTTGCTGGCTGATTTGGGTGCGCTCGGAAGGGGAGGAGTAGGCGGACGTAATCATGGGCGGGACGCCCGATTCACGGACCAAGCCCATGGGCGGGACGCCCATGCCACTTCGTCGCTGTCGATCACCGAGACCGGCCGGCGCATGCTGCGCTTTCCGGTGCACCCGCGTTATGCGCGCATGCTGCTGGAGGCGGACGCGCGCGGTTGCGTGCGCACGGTGGCGTTGATGGCCTCGCTGACCCAGGGCCGCTCGTTTCTGATGCGTGGGGCAACCCGGGATGTCGACGAAGCCCGTGACGACCTTTTGGGCGAGGAAACCGAGAGCGACTTTTTCCTGCTGATGCGGGCGTGGCGCTACGCCGAACACGCCAGCTACTCCGTCGATGCCTGCCGGCGGTTGGGCATCCACGCCCAGGGCGCACGCCAAGTGGGGCCGTTGTTCAAACAGTTCTTGGAAATCGCCGCCAAGGAGGGCCTCGACGTGAGCGAGCCGGCCCTCGACAGCACGGCGGTGCGCAAGTGCGTGCTGGCGGGCTTTTCCGACCAGCTCGCCAAGCGTCTCGATGCAGGCACGCTGCGCTGCGACTTGGTGCACAACCGCCGCGGCATGCTCGCCCGTGAAAGCGCGGTGCAAAAGGCCGCCTTGCTGGTGGCTGCCGAGATCAGCGAAGTCGAGGGGCGCGGCGGCGAGGTCAGTGTGTTGCTCTCCCTCGGCACCGCCATCGAGGAAGCGTGGCTCAAGGAGCTATTCCCGGCGGATTACCGCGACGCGGTCGGCGTGGTCTATGATGAGTCAGCGCGGCGGGTGATCGCGCGGCGTGAGCGGCGCTTTCGCGACCTCGTGTTGGAGTCGAAGCTCACCGCCGACGAACCGCCGCCGAGTGATGCGGCGGCGCTGCTGGCCCGCGAAGTGTTGGCGGGTAACATCATTCTCACCGAGTGGAACGAGGCGGTGGACCAGTGGATCGTGCGGGTGAACCGCCTCGCCGAGTGGTTTCCCGAGCTGGAAGTCACGCCGATCACCGAGGCCGACCGCGCCACGTTGGTCGAGCAGGTGTGTTATGGCAGCTACGGGGCGCGCGAGCTGAAGGACAAGCCGGTCATGCCGGCGTTGCGCGACTGGCTGCGCCCCGAGCAACTCGCGGTGCTCGACGATTACCTGCCGGAAAAACTGACGATGGGCAACGGGCGCAAAGCGCGCCTGACCTACCACAAGGAAGGCCCGCCGGTATTGAGCGCGCGGATTCAGGAACTGTTCGGCGTCGATGGCCGCTTCACCATCGCCCACGGGCGGGTGGCGGTGAAGTTTGAGGTGCTCGCGCCCAACCATCGCGCGATTCAGGTCACCGACGACCTGACGAGTTTTTGGCGCGACATGTACCCGAAGGTGAAAGCCGAACTCTCGCGGCGTTACCCGCGCCACGAGTGGCGCTGA
- the mutS gene encoding DNA mismatch repair protein MutS: MSSAPEKLTPMMQQYFEVKRGLPRDTILLFRLGDFYEMFFDDAATASKLCGLTLTKRGETPMAGIPHHAADNYISKLLAAGKKIAICDQAEPAKPGKLVKRAVTRILSPGTTLAANQLDAQRNHYLCALSLDKAGLHAAWLDLSTGEFKVATDSRPENLLPVLTALDPAELIVIEGEIERWKTAPHDQTATHALHAFCEPRLCTDLPGYHFETSEGVRTVMATLGVLNLQGFGLAHDHPGLGPAGALVHYATENLCAKPENLRSLQEYRSARTLLLDPATLRNLEVFQSARATREGSLLAAINRTGTSAGARMLERWLAAPTLDLTEIQRRSALIGELLGDPMHLGELREGLGQVRDIPRILGRLQNRLRNPRELGGIRDTLAQLPAIRATLAAFGPDSRLASLRALIQELPELGQLLAVALADELPADLADGNYIRAGHDAELDRLRSLTSDNKTWLSDLERAEQERTGIRSLKIKFTNNFGYYIEITKANLHLVPGDYIRRQTTVNGERYVTEDLRAKEKEIFHAEENALAREQSLFADLVAKVLDESIALAQTADTLAELDVLAGWAVLAREWDYCQPVLDDGDALEINEGRHPVVEQMLKNPAVAAGRGTTAFVPNDTLLTSTDAQLALITGPNMAGKSTYIRQVALITLLAQVGCWVPAKSCRVGLVDRIFSRVGASDDLARGNSTFMVEMNETANILNNATDRSLIILDEIGRGTSTYDGLSIAWAVVEHLHRDAERGPRTLFATHYQELTQLEKHLARLRNFSVAVKEWNDEIVFVRRVIPGAADRSYGIQVARLAGLPISVIDRAKVILQKLESDDSSVELPASAASAPKAKPKKKITVAPADDNQLSLL, encoded by the coding sequence ATGTCTTCCGCTCCCGAGAAACTCACGCCGATGATGCAGCAATACTTCGAGGTGAAACGCGGCCTTCCGCGCGACACGATCCTGCTGTTCCGGCTGGGCGATTTCTATGAGATGTTCTTCGATGACGCCGCCACCGCCTCCAAATTGTGCGGGCTCACCCTGACCAAGCGCGGCGAAACGCCCATGGCGGGCATCCCTCACCACGCGGCCGATAACTACATTTCCAAGCTGCTTGCCGCAGGTAAAAAGATCGCGATCTGCGACCAGGCCGAGCCCGCAAAACCCGGTAAACTGGTCAAACGCGCCGTCACGCGTATCCTTTCGCCGGGCACAACCCTCGCCGCCAACCAGCTCGACGCCCAGCGCAACCACTACCTGTGCGCCCTTTCCTTGGACAAAGCCGGTCTGCACGCCGCCTGGCTCGACCTATCCACGGGTGAATTCAAGGTCGCCACTGACTCCCGCCCCGAAAACCTCCTGCCCGTTCTAACCGCACTCGATCCAGCCGAGTTGATCGTCATCGAGGGAGAAATCGAACGTTGGAAAACCGCTCCGCACGACCAGACCGCCACTCACGCTCTTCATGCCTTTTGCGAGCCGCGCCTGTGCACCGATTTGCCGGGTTACCACTTTGAAACCTCCGAGGGGGTGCGCACCGTCATGGCGACGCTGGGCGTGCTCAACTTGCAAGGCTTCGGTCTCGCCCACGACCACCCTGGACTCGGGCCGGCCGGCGCGTTGGTCCACTACGCCACGGAAAACCTCTGCGCCAAACCGGAGAACCTGCGCTCGCTTCAGGAATACCGCAGCGCCCGAACGCTCCTGCTCGATCCGGCGACCTTGCGCAACTTGGAGGTTTTCCAATCCGCCCGGGCCACACGCGAGGGCTCCTTGCTCGCCGCGATCAACCGCACCGGCACCTCCGCCGGCGCCCGTATGCTGGAGCGTTGGCTCGCCGCCCCGACCCTCGATTTGACGGAGATCCAGCGCCGCTCCGCCCTGATCGGCGAACTCTTGGGCGACCCGATGCATCTGGGCGAACTGCGTGAAGGCCTCGGCCAAGTCCGCGACATCCCGCGCATTCTCGGCCGCCTGCAAAACCGACTGCGCAACCCGCGCGAATTGGGCGGAATCCGCGATACCCTTGCGCAACTGCCCGCCATTCGCGCGACCCTCGCCGCGTTCGGGCCGGACTCCCGACTTGCTTCCCTGCGCGCGCTCATTCAGGAGCTGCCCGAGCTTGGACAACTGTTGGCGGTGGCTCTGGCCGACGAATTGCCCGCAGATTTGGCGGATGGTAACTACATTCGCGCTGGCCACGACGCTGAGCTTGATCGCCTGCGTTCGCTCACCAGCGACAACAAAACCTGGTTGTCCGACCTCGAACGCGCCGAGCAGGAGCGCACCGGAATCCGAAGTTTAAAGATCAAGTTCACCAATAATTTTGGGTACTACATCGAGATCACCAAGGCCAACCTGCACCTGGTTCCCGGCGATTACATCCGCCGCCAGACCACGGTGAATGGCGAGCGTTACGTCACGGAAGATTTACGCGCCAAGGAAAAGGAGATTTTCCACGCCGAGGAGAACGCCCTCGCCCGCGAGCAATCTTTGTTTGCCGACTTGGTGGCCAAGGTGCTCGACGAGTCCATCGCCTTGGCTCAGACCGCCGACACCTTGGCGGAACTTGACGTGCTGGCCGGTTGGGCGGTGCTGGCCCGGGAGTGGGATTATTGCCAGCCTGTGCTCGATGACGGCGATGCGTTGGAGATCAACGAAGGCCGTCATCCGGTGGTCGAGCAGATGCTCAAAAACCCTGCGGTCGCCGCCGGTCGTGGCACCACCGCATTCGTGCCTAACGACACGTTGCTCACCTCCACTGACGCCCAGCTTGCGCTGATTACGGGCCCGAACATGGCCGGTAAATCGACCTACATCCGCCAAGTCGCGCTCATCACCCTTCTGGCTCAGGTCGGTTGCTGGGTGCCCGCCAAGAGCTGCCGAGTCGGGCTGGTGGACCGGATTTTTTCGCGTGTGGGCGCGAGCGACGACCTGGCTCGGGGCAATTCGACCTTCATGGTCGAGATGAACGAGACGGCCAACATCCTCAACAACGCCACCGACCGCTCGCTGATTATTTTGGACGAGATTGGTCGCGGCACCTCGACCTACGACGGCTTGTCCATCGCGTGGGCGGTGGTTGAGCACCTGCACCGCGACGCTGAACGCGGCCCACGCACGCTGTTCGCCACCCATTACCAGGAGTTAACCCAGCTCGAAAAACACCTCGCCCGCCTGCGCAACTTTTCGGTCGCGGTGAAGGAGTGGAACGACGAGATCGTCTTCGTGCGCCGGGTGATCCCTGGAGCGGCCGACCGCAGCTACGGTATTCAAGTGGCCCGTCTGGCGGGTCTGCCGATCAGCGTCATCGATCGCGCCAAGGTGATTTTGCAAAAGCTGGAAAGCGACGACTCCAGCGTGGAGTTGCCTGCCAGCGCGGCGAGTGCGCCCAAGGCCAAGCCGAAGAAAAAGATCACCGTCGCCCCGGCAGACGACAACCAGCTCAGCTTGTTGTGA
- a CDS encoding alpha/beta hydrolase: protein MLIRTLLATAGLFLINALPMHAAPLPLWPSAAPGALGDKPQDIPTLTAFLPTAEKRNGATMLILPGGGYGALAPHEGKGYAEWLVAQGVTCYVLQYRLSSHGYRHPVMLNDAARSLRTVRAWARRDGLDPTRIGIIGSSAGGHLASTLLTHFDDGQADATDPIERESSRPDLGILCYPVITLETYTNQGSKNNLLGKNPPADLVKFLSNEQQVTAQTPPCFIWHTAEDQAVPVENSLLFASALSRAKVPFDLHIYQKGKHGLGLPAHGSGAPPWDTACLNWFGQRGFLSAPAR, encoded by the coding sequence ATGTTGATTCGTACCCTGCTGGCCACCGCCGGTCTTTTCTTGATCAACGCCCTCCCTATGCACGCCGCTCCCCTGCCCCTCTGGCCCTCCGCCGCTCCCGGTGCCCTCGGTGACAAACCGCAGGACATCCCCACGCTCACCGCCTTCCTGCCGACCGCCGAAAAACGCAACGGCGCGACGATGTTGATCCTTCCCGGCGGCGGCTACGGCGCCTTGGCACCCCACGAGGGCAAAGGCTACGCCGAGTGGTTGGTGGCCCAAGGCGTCACCTGTTACGTTTTGCAATACCGCCTCAGCTCCCACGGTTATCGCCACCCGGTCATGCTCAACGACGCCGCGCGCAGCCTGCGCACCGTACGCGCATGGGCACGCCGCGACGGACTCGATCCCACCCGCATCGGCATCATCGGTTCCTCGGCTGGAGGCCACCTCGCCTCGACCCTGCTCACCCACTTCGACGACGGCCAAGCCGACGCCACCGATCCGATCGAACGGGAAAGCTCCCGCCCCGATCTCGGCATTTTGTGTTACCCAGTGATCACCTTGGAGACCTACACGAACCAAGGATCTAAGAATAACCTGCTCGGTAAAAACCCACCCGCAGACCTCGTTAAATTTCTGTCCAACGAGCAGCAGGTCACCGCGCAAACCCCGCCTTGTTTTATCTGGCACACGGCCGAAGACCAAGCCGTGCCGGTGGAGAACTCGCTGCTGTTCGCCTCGGCACTCAGCCGAGCCAAGGTGCCCTTCGACCTGCACATCTACCAAAAAGGTAAACACGGCCTCGGCCTGCCGGCGCATGGCTCGGGCGCCCCGCCCTGGGACACCGCTTGCCTCAATTGGTTCGGCCAGCGCGGGTTTTTGAGTGCACCCGCACGCTGA
- the leuB gene encoding 3-isopropylmalate dehydrogenase: MPTLKFAVLPGDYIGPEVMTEALRVLDHVAKQENLTLSYQIADVGGAGIDNHGKALPDSTLAICQQADAILFGSVGGPKWEKLPPKEQPERAALLPLRKAFNLFANIRPGLLYSDLTDASPLKTERIPNGIDIVCIRELTGGIYFGLPKTTTVLPNGEEQAVDTMVYKTSEIERIAEVAAVTAKARGRKVCSVDKANVLETSVLWRKVVTAYFAKHHPDIALSHMYVDNAAMQLARDPNQFDVLFTENMFGDILSDEMAVICGSLGMLSSASLGTGKNSLGLPYGLFEPAGGTAPDIAGKGIANPCAQVLSVALMLRYSFGLDAIATRIEKAVRKTVATDGIRTGDIAFGKPVVGTKAMADAIIANL, from the coding sequence ATGCCGACCCTTAAATTCGCCGTTCTTCCTGGAGACTACATCGGGCCCGAGGTCATGACCGAGGCCCTGCGCGTGCTCGACCACGTCGCCAAACAGGAAAACCTGACCCTTTCCTACCAAATCGCCGATGTCGGCGGCGCGGGTATCGACAACCACGGCAAGGCCTTGCCCGACTCCACCCTGGCGATCTGCCAACAGGCCGACGCCATCCTCTTCGGCTCGGTCGGCGGTCCGAAGTGGGAAAAACTCCCGCCCAAGGAACAGCCCGAGCGCGCCGCCCTCCTGCCCCTGCGCAAGGCCTTCAACCTGTTCGCCAACATCCGCCCCGGCCTGCTCTACTCCGACTTGACCGACGCCTCGCCGCTCAAGACCGAGCGCATCCCCAACGGCATCGACATCGTTTGCATCCGCGAGCTGACCGGCGGCATCTATTTCGGTCTGCCGAAGACCACCACGGTCCTCCCCAACGGTGAAGAGCAGGCCGTCGACACGATGGTTTACAAAACCTCCGAGATCGAGCGCATCGCCGAGGTCGCCGCCGTCACCGCCAAGGCCCGCGGGCGCAAGGTCTGCTCGGTGGACAAGGCCAACGTGCTGGAAACCTCTGTGCTGTGGCGCAAGGTGGTCACCGCCTATTTCGCCAAACACCACCCCGACATCGCTCTCAGCCACATGTACGTGGACAACGCCGCGATGCAGCTCGCCCGCGATCCGAACCAGTTCGACGTGCTGTTCACCGAAAACATGTTCGGCGACATCCTCTCCGACGAGATGGCGGTCATCTGCGGCTCGCTCGGCATGTTGTCCTCAGCATCGCTCGGGACGGGCAAAAACTCGCTGGGCTTGCCCTACGGCCTGTTTGAACCCGCCGGTGGCACCGCGCCTGACATCGCAGGCAAAGGCATCGCCAACCCCTGCGCTCAGGTGCTCTCGGTTGCGCTGATGCTGCGTTACAGCTTCGGCCTCGACGCCATTGCGACCCGTATCGAAAAAGCCGTGCGCAAGACCGTCGCCACCGACGGCATTCGCACCGGCGACATCGCCTTCGGCAAGCCGGTCGTCGGCACCAAGGCGATGGCCGACGCCATCATCGCCAACCTCTGA
- a CDS encoding DUF3108 domain-containing protein → MRAEETVSLLKPGEALTYNVGWGPVSHAGEIKISAQSEVVDGQSQLLVQTQTRTRGVIRKLLRFDGTAQSRFDALSGRLLSATAATLSKKKNTQASMTLDYAKREIGYVDYLEPKRSSTLPLPEGAPMDMITALIQSRAWDLELGQSHDALVMFDNEFYPLRITAEREETISTANGPRKALLLVPRMVGNPKGMFRKGGQVRVWVSTDRERLPLRFEVSLKVGTAYATLSDYQAPAVLLTRR, encoded by the coding sequence GTGCGCGCAGAGGAAACGGTCTCCCTGCTCAAGCCCGGTGAAGCCCTGACGTATAACGTCGGCTGGGGCCCTGTGAGCCATGCCGGTGAGATCAAAATCAGCGCCCAGTCCGAGGTGGTCGATGGCCAGTCGCAACTCCTAGTCCAAACCCAAACACGCACCCGCGGCGTCATCCGCAAGCTGCTCCGTTTTGACGGCACGGCACAGTCGCGCTTCGATGCCCTCAGCGGCCGCCTGCTGAGCGCCACCGCCGCCACGCTTTCGAAAAAGAAAAATACCCAGGCGTCGATGACCCTCGACTACGCCAAACGTGAAATCGGCTACGTCGACTATCTCGAACCCAAACGTTCCTCCACGCTGCCGCTGCCCGAAGGCGCACCGATGGACATGATCACCGCGCTGATCCAAAGCCGGGCCTGGGACCTCGAATTAGGCCAATCGCACGATGCGCTGGTGATGTTTGATAACGAGTTTTACCCGCTGCGAATCACCGCCGAGCGCGAGGAAACCATCTCCACGGCGAATGGCCCGCGCAAGGCCCTCCTCCTGGTCCCCCGCATGGTCGGTAACCCCAAAGGCATGTTCCGCAAAGGCGGCCAGGTGCGCGTCTGGGTTTCCACCGACCGCGAACGCCTGCCCCTGCGCTTTGAAGTCAGCCTGAAAGTCGGCACCGCCTACGCCACGCTCAGCGATTACCAGGCTCCGGCCGTCCTGTTGACGCGCCGCTGA